Proteins from a single region of Synchiropus splendidus isolate RoL2022-P1 chromosome 3, RoL_Sspl_1.0, whole genome shotgun sequence:
- the c1qtnf9 gene encoding complement C1q and tumor necrosis factor-related protein 9A produces MLEMRWMVCLWLLLLAIRCVAQDPAQTKSCVCGHPGIPGDPGHNGSPGRDGRDGLRGDKGDKGDMGPVGQQGRDGLKGISGEPGGLGPAGLKGKKGDNGERGTPGKMGPQGIQGPTGPKGATGDLGLPGPQGPKGDLGPLGPEGPKGEVGLRGDRGFQGPLGPPGRPGPKGEIGIPGHKGSIGYRGERGNRGEKGDKGDQGDEVFIPKSAFSVGLTSQSKLPPANAPIKFDKIIYNLQNHYDPQTGRFTCAAAGAYYFSYHITVFSRNVKVALMKNGLKIIHTMDNYQSSEDQAAGGAVLHLEPGDKVWLQVVGGELFNGLFADEDDDTVFSGFIIFGA; encoded by the exons atgttggagatgagGTGGATGGTCTGCCTGTGGCTTCTGCTGTTGGCCATCAGGTGTGTTGCTCAGGACCCAGCTCAGACAAAAAGCTGCGTTTGTGGACACCCTGGAATCCCGGGAGACCCTGGACATAATGGTTCACCGGGCAGAGATGGCAGGGATGGACTTAGGGGGGATAAAGGTGACAAAG GAGACATGGGTCCAGTTGGACAACAAGGGAGGGATGGTCTCAAAGGAATCAGTGGAGAACCTG GTGGACTGGGTCCTGCTGGccttaaaggaaaaaaaggcgACAACGGGGAACGTGGGACCCCAGGGAAAATGGGGCCTCAAGGCATCCAAGGACCAACTGGTCCGAAAGGAGCTACTGGGGACCTTGGATTACCAGGACCACAGGGACCTAAAGGAGATTTGGGACCCCTTGGTCCAGAAGGTCCTAAAGGTGAAGTAGGCCTCAGAGGGGACAGAGGTTTTCAGGGGCCACTTGGACCTCCTGGACGGCCTGGCCCTAAGGGGGAGATCGGTATTCCAGGTCACAAAGGCAGCATTGGGTATcgaggagagagaggaaacaGGGGAGAAAAGGGTGACAAGGGCGACCAAGGAGATGAGGTTTTCATCCCCAAAAGTGCCTTTTCCGTGGGACTCACTTCTCAGTCAAAACTCCCACCTGCCAATGCGCCCATCAAGTTCGACAAGATAATCTACAACCTACAAAATCACTACGACCCACAGACGGGACGCTTCACCTGCGCGGCTGCCGGAGCTTATTATTTCTCTTATCACATCACGGTCTTTTCCAGAAACGTCAAGGTGGCTCTGATGAAGAATGGGCTGAAGATCATTCACACTATGGACAACTACCAGAGTAGCGAGGACcaggcagcagggggcgccgtgCTGCATCTGGAGCCAGGGGACAAGGTGTGGCTGCAGGTGGTGGGAGGGGAGCTCTTTAATGGGCTGTTTgcggatgaagatgatgacaccGTATTCTCCGGGTTCATTATATTTGGAGCATAG